Proteins encoded by one window of Nocardia goodfellowii:
- the recG gene encoding ATP-dependent DNA helicase RecG has product MATLGDRLDHVLGVKAAEKLGEAFDMNTVEDLLRHYPLRYATQGQPLTENEPEDGAHITVVGRIAKTELKPMRNRRGSLLKVQLDTGAGKPVEVTFFNGDKVKYVVKEGLRAMMSGTVSYWRPGSWNLSHPGYLILPEAEDDSVGTFTKVRGGGDLRGLAESAKGAGGVDVSFMEREFIPVYPATAKVQSWDLLACVRQVLEQLDPIDDPLPEEVRRDRALMAVSDALRLIHLPERKTDIDQAKERLRFDEALALQLVLAERRHEISGRTARPCPPRADGIAAAFEKKLPFELTAGQRQVIAEISDDLSRVQPMHRLLQGEVGSGKTIVALHAMLQVVDAGQQCALLAPTEVLAAQHYRSLRNMLGELGTAGELGAAEQATKVVLVTGSMSAPAKKAALLDAVTGEAGIVIGTHALIQDAVEFFDLGMVIVDEQHRFGVEQRDALRAKAKKGVSPHLLVMTATPIPRTIAMTTLGDLETSTLTELPRGRSPITSKVVPRKQHPAWVDRAWERILEEVEAGRQAYVVCSRIGDDEESGSGKGKKGKKDEEKEAPTTAAALDVFDSLRTGPLSKVRVGLLHGRLPSDEKDQVMRDFNAGDIDVLVCTTVVEVGVDVPNATVMVIVDADRFGVSQLHQLRGRIGRGKHAGLCLLITDASPGGSAMTRLEAVAGTTDGFELSVLDLRQRREGDVLGAAQSGTARSLRLLSLLDDLEVITAAQDLARELVEADPGLKNHPGLAGMMSAAVDAERLEYLAKS; this is encoded by the coding sequence ATGGCGACACTTGGTGACCGGCTGGACCACGTCCTCGGTGTGAAAGCGGCCGAGAAACTGGGTGAGGCCTTCGATATGAACACCGTCGAGGATCTGCTGCGCCACTATCCGCTGCGGTACGCCACCCAGGGGCAGCCGCTCACCGAGAACGAGCCCGAGGACGGCGCGCACATCACCGTGGTCGGGCGGATCGCCAAGACCGAGTTGAAGCCGATGCGCAACCGGCGCGGTTCGCTGCTCAAGGTGCAGCTGGACACCGGTGCGGGAAAGCCGGTCGAGGTCACCTTCTTCAACGGTGACAAGGTGAAATACGTTGTCAAAGAAGGTCTTCGGGCGATGATGTCGGGCACCGTCAGCTACTGGCGGCCCGGCAGCTGGAACCTCAGCCATCCCGGCTATCTGATCCTGCCCGAGGCGGAGGACGATTCGGTCGGCACCTTCACCAAGGTGCGCGGCGGCGGTGACCTGCGCGGGCTCGCCGAGAGCGCGAAAGGCGCCGGGGGCGTGGACGTCTCGTTCATGGAACGGGAGTTCATCCCGGTCTACCCGGCGACGGCGAAGGTGCAGAGCTGGGATCTGCTGGCCTGTGTGCGGCAGGTGCTCGAACAGCTCGACCCGATCGATGATCCACTGCCGGAAGAGGTTCGCCGGGACCGCGCGCTGATGGCGGTGTCCGACGCGCTGCGGCTGATCCATCTGCCGGAGCGCAAGACCGATATCGACCAGGCCAAGGAGCGGTTGCGTTTCGACGAGGCGCTGGCGTTGCAGCTGGTGCTGGCCGAACGCCGGCACGAGATCTCGGGCCGCACGGCGCGACCCTGCCCGCCGCGGGCCGACGGTATCGCCGCCGCGTTCGAGAAGAAGTTGCCGTTCGAGTTGACGGCGGGTCAGCGGCAGGTGATCGCGGAAATCTCCGACGATCTGTCGCGGGTACAGCCGATGCACCGGCTGCTCCAAGGCGAGGTGGGTTCGGGTAAGACCATCGTGGCGCTGCACGCCATGCTCCAGGTGGTCGACGCCGGTCAGCAGTGCGCTCTGCTCGCGCCGACGGAAGTGCTTGCCGCCCAGCACTATCGGTCGCTGCGGAATATGCTCGGCGAGCTCGGGACGGCGGGGGAGCTGGGCGCGGCCGAGCAGGCGACGAAGGTCGTGCTGGTGACCGGATCGATGTCCGCGCCGGCGAAGAAGGCGGCGCTGCTGGACGCGGTGACCGGCGAGGCGGGCATCGTCATCGGCACGCACGCGCTGATTCAGGACGCGGTGGAGTTCTTCGATCTCGGCATGGTGATCGTCGACGAACAGCACCGGTTCGGTGTCGAACAGCGAGACGCGTTGCGCGCCAAGGCGAAAAAGGGCGTCAGCCCGCATCTGCTGGTGATGACCGCGACCCCGATTCCGCGCACCATCGCGATGACGACGCTGGGTGATCTGGAAACCTCCACGCTCACCGAACTGCCGCGCGGCCGGTCGCCGATCACCTCGAAAGTCGTTCCGCGCAAACAGCATCCGGCCTGGGTGGACCGGGCGTGGGAACGCATCCTGGAGGAAGTCGAGGCCGGTCGGCAAGCCTATGTGGTGTGTTCGCGCATCGGCGACGACGAGGAAAGTGGTTCGGGCAAAGGCAAGAAGGGCAAGAAGGACGAGGAGAAGGAGGCGCCGACCACGGCGGCCGCGCTCGACGTCTTCGACAGTCTGCGCACCGGCCCGCTGTCGAAAGTTCGTGTCGGCTTGCTGCACGGCCGCCTGCCGTCGGACGAAAAAGACCAGGTGATGCGCGATTTCAACGCGGGTGACATCGACGTGCTGGTGTGCACCACCGTGGTCGAGGTCGGCGTCGACGTGCCTAACGCGACGGTCATGGTCATCGTGGACGCCGACCGCTTCGGCGTCAGCCAGCTGCATCAGCTGCGCGGGCGCATCGGCCGCGGCAAACACGCCGGGCTCTGTCTGCTCATCACCGATGCTTCGCCCGGCGGTTCGGCGATGACGCGCCTGGAAGCGGTGGCCGGGACCACCGACGGCTTCGAACTGTCCGTGCTCGATCTGCGGCAGCGCCGCGAGGGTGACGTGCTCGGCGCCGCCCAGTCCGGCACGGCCCGCTCACTGCGCCTGCTCTCGCTACTCGACGACCTCGAAGTCATCACGGCGGCACAGGATTTGGCGCGTGAGCTGGTCGAAGCCGATCCGGGACTGAAGAACCATCCAGGGTTGGCGGGCATGATGAGCGCCGCGGTCGACGCCGAGCGCCTGGAGTACTTGGCGAAGTCCTGA
- a CDS encoding MFS transporter, translated as MQSSTESPSYLATRRGKLTLALLCTVAFLDFVDGSIVNVALPAIQRELGLPVSTLQWVTSGYLLTYGGLMLLGGRLADLLGRRRVLIAGTVLVAVASAVGGLSDSAGPLIGARLMQGVGAALMLPAALSILTTSFREGSDRHTALSVWGGAAGLASAAGVFLGGLLSEGPGWRWVFYVNTPVCLLVLAVVPALIPDDKRNEIRGGFDVLGTALGTGGLMLLVYGLVEAPEHGWGAARTIALLGAAAALLIGFLINERRTADPLVPLSIFRVRGLAAANLTHLTLAAGMLAMFFFVTLYMQSVLGYSELQAGNAYLPISLTIGIAAGLAAKLFPRIGTRPVIVAGAAICGLGLILLSRIPTDGSYLTDVLPGMMIMAVGAGAVFVANTTAANAGVPAEQAGLAAALLNTAQQIGGALGIAVLTAVATSRTAAQAAAGHPPLDAMTSGFQRALLIGGLISIAAAVIGMWTADSRGEQGDAAAPRTDAVAV; from the coding sequence GTGCAGTCATCCACCGAATCACCCTCGTATCTGGCGACCCGTCGCGGCAAGCTGACGCTGGCCTTGCTGTGCACCGTCGCCTTCCTCGACTTCGTCGACGGCTCCATCGTCAATGTCGCCTTGCCGGCCATTCAGCGTGAACTCGGCTTGCCGGTGTCCACGCTGCAATGGGTGACCAGCGGCTACCTGCTCACCTACGGCGGTCTCATGCTGCTGGGCGGGCGGCTGGCCGACCTGCTCGGCCGCCGTCGCGTGCTCATCGCGGGCACCGTGCTCGTGGCGGTCGCCTCCGCGGTCGGCGGGCTCTCCGACAGCGCCGGACCGCTGATCGGCGCACGGCTGATGCAGGGCGTAGGTGCGGCGCTGATGCTGCCCGCGGCGCTGTCGATCCTGACCACCAGCTTCCGCGAGGGTTCGGACCGGCACACCGCGCTCAGCGTGTGGGGTGGTGCCGCCGGATTGGCCTCGGCCGCTGGAGTTTTCCTCGGCGGGCTGCTCAGCGAGGGTCCGGGCTGGCGCTGGGTGTTCTACGTCAACACCCCGGTCTGTCTGCTGGTGCTGGCGGTCGTTCCGGCGCTGATTCCCGACGACAAGCGCAACGAAATCCGCGGCGGCTTCGACGTTCTCGGCACGGCGCTGGGTACCGGCGGGCTGATGCTGCTGGTGTACGGCCTGGTCGAGGCGCCCGAGCACGGCTGGGGCGCGGCCCGCACGATCGCGCTGCTCGGCGCGGCCGCGGCTCTGCTGATCGGTTTCCTGATCAACGAACGCCGCACCGCCGATCCCCTGGTTCCGCTGTCGATTTTCCGCGTCCGCGGCCTGGCCGCCGCCAACCTGACGCATCTGACGCTCGCGGCGGGCATGCTGGCGATGTTCTTCTTCGTCACGCTGTACATGCAGTCGGTGCTCGGGTATAGCGAACTCCAAGCCGGTAACGCCTATCTGCCGATCAGCCTGACCATCGGCATCGCCGCCGGACTGGCCGCGAAACTCTTCCCGCGCATCGGAACTCGTCCGGTCATCGTCGCGGGCGCGGCGATCTGCGGGCTCGGCCTGATCCTGCTGTCGAGGATTCCGACCGACGGCTCCTACCTGACCGACGTGCTGCCCGGCATGATGATCATGGCGGTCGGCGCGGGCGCGGTCTTCGTCGCCAACACCACCGCCGCCAATGCCGGTGTGCCCGCCGAACAGGCCGGACTGGCCGCGGCACTGCTGAATACGGCCCAGCAGATCGGCGGCGCGCTCGGTATCGCCGTCCTCACCGCCGTCGCGACCTCCCGTACCGCCGCGCAGGCGGCCGCCGGGCATCCGCCGCTGGACGCGATGACCTCCGGGTTCCAGCGGGCGCTGCTGATCGGCGGCCTCATCTCGATAGCCGCCGCGGTCATCGGAATGTGGACGGCGGATTCGCGCGGCGAGCAGGGAGACGCCGCCGCTCCGCGTACGGACGCCGTTGCCGTGTAG
- the sigJ gene encoding RNA polymerase sigma factor SigJ, which translates to MSDSVGDEATRIFAEHRELLFSIVYNLLGTVADTEDVLQDTWLAWVPRNRPGAAAITSPRAYLVRIAVNNALARRAVLARRRETYVGPWLPEPLVSDTPEVRDSADPADPALRAESVSMAMLVVLETLSPLERAVFVLHDVFGYPHAEIGEILGRETTAIRQLAHRARAHVHARRPRYQADPRTQRAVTERFLAAQVGGDVNALLELLAPDVTFWSDGGGKSRAALRPIQGADKIARLITSPVVTGVPELGIEHRWVGGDPSAVILSGRSLFAVVVLDIDPDTEKVRGIYAVRNPEKLTHIDA; encoded by the coding sequence ATGAGCGACAGCGTCGGCGACGAGGCGACCCGGATCTTCGCCGAGCATCGGGAACTGCTGTTCTCCATCGTGTACAACCTGCTGGGCACCGTCGCCGACACCGAGGACGTGCTCCAGGACACCTGGCTGGCCTGGGTGCCGCGCAATCGGCCCGGCGCCGCGGCGATCACCAGCCCGCGCGCGTACCTGGTGCGGATCGCGGTCAACAACGCGCTCGCCCGGCGCGCGGTCCTGGCGCGACGGCGCGAAACCTATGTCGGCCCTTGGCTGCCCGAGCCGCTGGTCTCCGATACTCCGGAGGTCCGCGACAGTGCCGACCCGGCCGACCCCGCACTGCGGGCGGAATCGGTGTCCATGGCGATGCTGGTGGTCTTGGAAACGCTGTCGCCGCTGGAACGCGCGGTCTTCGTCCTGCACGACGTCTTCGGTTATCCGCACGCCGAGATCGGCGAGATCCTGGGCCGGGAGACCACCGCGATCCGCCAGCTCGCACACCGGGCACGTGCCCACGTGCACGCCCGGCGTCCCCGCTACCAGGCCGACCCGCGGACGCAGCGCGCGGTGACCGAGCGGTTCCTGGCCGCGCAGGTCGGCGGCGACGTGAACGCGCTGCTGGAACTGCTGGCCCCGGATGTGACCTTCTGGTCCGACGGCGGCGGCAAGTCGCGGGCCGCGCTGCGCCCGATTCAGGGCGCGGACAAGATCGCGCGCCTGATCACCAGCCCGGTGGTCACCGGGGTGCCCGAGCTGGGCATCGAGCACCGCTGGGTCGGCGGCGATCCCTCGGCGGTGATCCTTTCCGGCCGTTCGCTTTTCGCGGTCGTGGTGCTCGACATCGATCCGGACACCGAGAAGGTCCGCGGCATCTACGCGGTCCGGAATCCGGAGAAGCTGACGCACATCGACGCGTAA
- a CDS encoding short-chain fatty acyl-CoA regulator family protein has translation MRKMYAGARLRRLREERRMTQAALAKSLDLSPSYLNQLERDQRPLTIPVLLKLNSTFDLDVQFFAADSDARLVSDLHEVLVDAAGGDSAPLTEVEELATRQPEVARILVAMHRRLRAATDQLDLLSSRVTAPMGVPGVPMPYEDVRDFFYDHHNHIPHLDLLAEHLFEESGLTIGSLDRQLARIADERAGVTVLVRGDGADPSIPKRHYDPDSRTLTLARRLRPGQRAFQIATTLGFLLYGNDLNAVLDETPSLSGESRALARIGLANYFAGALVLPYGRFLRSAEELRYDIDLLSLRFEVGFETICHRLSTLQRQGQRGVPFFLVRTDRAGNISKRQSATAFHFSRVGGSCPLWVVHEAFAHPGRVLTQIAAMPDGRRYLWIARTTATAPHGYGTATKNFAIGLGCDIEYADRLVYSTGLQLDEPAAAVPIGAGCKVCDRPACPQRAFPQIGAPLSVAEHTSTDLPYPRVGG, from the coding sequence GTGCGCAAGATGTACGCGGGAGCCCGGTTGCGGCGATTGCGCGAGGAACGGCGGATGACCCAGGCGGCACTGGCCAAGTCGCTGGATCTCTCGCCCAGCTATCTCAATCAGCTCGAACGCGATCAGCGTCCGCTCACCATTCCGGTGCTGCTGAAACTGAATTCGACGTTCGATCTCGACGTGCAGTTCTTCGCCGCCGACTCCGACGCCCGGCTGGTCTCGGACCTGCACGAGGTGCTGGTCGACGCGGCCGGCGGCGACAGCGCACCGCTGACCGAGGTGGAGGAACTGGCCACCCGGCAGCCGGAGGTCGCGCGCATCCTGGTCGCCATGCACCGGCGGTTACGCGCCGCCACAGACCAACTCGACCTGCTGTCCTCCCGGGTCACCGCCCCGATGGGCGTACCGGGCGTGCCGATGCCCTACGAAGACGTCCGGGACTTCTTCTACGACCACCACAATCACATCCCGCACCTCGACCTGCTCGCCGAGCACCTGTTCGAGGAGTCCGGGCTGACCATCGGCTCGCTGGACCGGCAGCTGGCCCGGATCGCGGACGAACGCGCGGGCGTCACCGTCCTGGTGCGCGGCGACGGCGCGGATCCGTCCATCCCCAAACGCCACTACGATCCGGACAGCCGAACCCTCACCCTGGCCCGGCGCTTGCGCCCCGGGCAGCGCGCCTTCCAGATCGCCACCACCCTCGGATTCCTGCTCTACGGCAACGATCTGAACGCGGTACTCGACGAAACCCCCTCGCTGTCCGGAGAATCGCGCGCGCTCGCCCGGATCGGCCTGGCCAACTATTTCGCGGGGGCGCTGGTCCTGCCCTACGGCCGGTTCCTGCGCTCGGCCGAGGAACTGCGCTACGACATCGACCTGCTCAGCCTGCGTTTCGAGGTCGGCTTCGAAACCATCTGCCACCGGCTGAGCACCCTGCAGCGGCAAGGGCAGCGCGGAGTGCCGTTCTTCCTGGTCCGCACCGACCGGGCGGGCAATATCTCTAAACGCCAGTCCGCCACCGCGTTTCACTTCTCCCGGGTCGGCGGAAGCTGCCCGCTGTGGGTGGTGCACGAGGCGTTCGCGCATCCGGGCCGGGTACTCACCCAGATCGCGGCCATGCCGGACGGGCGGCGTTACCTGTGGATCGCGCGCACCACCGCGACCGCGCCGCACGGATATGGCACGGCGACAAAGAATTTCGCGATCGGCCTGGGCTGCGATATCGAATACGCCGACCGGCTGGTGTATTCCACCGGGCTGCAACTCGACGAACCGGCCGCGGCGGTGCCGATCGGCGCGGGCTGCAAGGTGTGCGATCGACCCGCCTGCCCGCAGCGCGCCTTCCCGCAGATCGGCGCGCCGCTCTCGGTCGCCGAGCACACCAGCACCGATCTGCCCTATCCCCGGGTGGGCGGGTGA
- the prpD gene encoding 2-methylcitrate dehydratase PrpD gives MKTHIVRARPAAEQLPRAEHLATKIAEVATDPVAVSPQVCEMIVNRIIDNAAVAAAALVRRPVASARAQALAQPYRVREGRFGATVFGRPERISPEWAAWANGVAVRELDFHDTFLAADYSHPGDNIPPILAVAQHTGRGGADLIRGLATGYEIQIDLVRGICLHEHKIDHVAHLGPSAAAGIGTLLGLDTETIYQAVGQALHTTTATRQSRKGEISSWKAFAPAFAGKMAVEAVDRAMRGEGAPAPIWEGADGVIAWLLGGPDAEYHVPLPGPGEAKRAILDSYTKEHSAEYQSQALIDLARRMRSAIGDLDRIDSIVLHTSHHTHVVIGTGSGDPQKFDPRASRETLDHSVMYIFAVALQDGAWHHEHSYAPARAQRPDTVALWHKISTVEDPEWTRRYHSNDPARKAFGARAVVTLRSGETIADELAVADAHPLGARPFGRAQYIDKFRTLADGVIDPGEQDRFLDAAERTPELAAGELDQLTFAVAPEVLGRAAAIREGIF, from the coding sequence ATGAAGACTCATATCGTACGCGCCCGCCCTGCGGCGGAACAGCTGCCGCGCGCGGAACATCTGGCAACCAAGATCGCGGAAGTTGCTACGGATCCGGTCGCGGTATCCCCGCAGGTCTGCGAGATGATCGTGAACCGGATCATCGACAACGCGGCGGTAGCGGCGGCCGCGCTGGTACGCCGACCGGTGGCGAGCGCCCGGGCGCAAGCGCTGGCGCAGCCGTACCGGGTGCGCGAGGGCCGTTTCGGCGCAACGGTATTCGGCCGCCCCGAACGTATCTCGCCGGAGTGGGCGGCCTGGGCCAACGGCGTCGCGGTGCGGGAACTCGACTTCCACGACACGTTCTTGGCCGCCGATTACTCCCACCCCGGCGACAACATCCCGCCGATTCTCGCTGTCGCCCAGCACACCGGGCGCGGCGGCGCGGACCTGATCCGGGGCCTGGCCACCGGGTACGAGATCCAGATCGATCTGGTGCGCGGAATCTGCCTGCACGAGCACAAGATCGACCACGTCGCGCATCTCGGTCCGTCCGCGGCCGCGGGCATCGGCACGCTGCTCGGACTCGACACCGAGACGATCTATCAGGCCGTCGGGCAGGCACTGCACACGACGACGGCGACGCGGCAATCCCGCAAGGGCGAGATCTCCAGCTGGAAGGCCTTCGCGCCCGCGTTCGCGGGGAAGATGGCCGTGGAAGCGGTCGATCGAGCGATGCGCGGGGAGGGCGCGCCCGCACCGATCTGGGAGGGCGCGGACGGTGTCATCGCGTGGCTGCTGGGCGGTCCGGACGCGGAATACCACGTACCGCTGCCCGGTCCGGGCGAGGCCAAGCGCGCCATCCTGGACAGCTACACCAAGGAGCACTCCGCCGAATACCAGAGCCAGGCGCTGATCGACCTGGCCCGCCGGATGCGTTCGGCGATCGGCGATCTCGATCGAATCGACTCGATCGTGCTGCACACCAGTCACCACACCCACGTCGTGATCGGCACCGGCTCCGGCGACCCGCAGAAGTTCGATCCGCGCGCCAGTCGCGAGACCCTGGACCACTCGGTCATGTACATCTTCGCGGTCGCGTTGCAAGACGGCGCCTGGCATCACGAACACTCCTACGCGCCCGCACGCGCGCAGCGCCCGGACACCGTCGCGCTGTGGCACAAGATCTCGACGGTCGAGGACCCGGAGTGGACGCGGCGCTACCACTCGAATGATCCGGCGCGGAAGGCCTTCGGTGCTCGGGCCGTGGTCACGCTGCGCAGCGGGGAAACCATCGCCGACGAACTCGCCGTGGCCGACGCGCATCCGCTCGGGGCGCGCCCGTTCGGCCGGGCACAGTACATCGACAAGTTCCGCACGCTCGCGGACGGAGTCATCGATCCCGGAGAGCAGGACCGCTTTCTCGACGCCGCGGAGCGTACGCCGGAGCTGGCCGCGGGCGAGCTCGATCAATTGACCTTCGCTGTCGCACCCGAGGTGCTCGGCCGGGCGGCCGCGATCCGCGAGGGGAT